In Topomyia yanbarensis strain Yona2022 chromosome 2, ASM3024719v1, whole genome shotgun sequence, one DNA window encodes the following:
- the LOC131682713 gene encoding A-kinase anchor protein 10, mitochondrial yields the protein MLQFLKKSAAVRKKSGSGSISSHEDGIGGKTGDAVVITACHQQVASDEEVLAEAEQFWMDQHLDTAEIRSRLSRNLLDILTEQSCFCYFVQFLETKDALPLIKFWLDVESFKAAAAEGLKWENRNGICSKIVNHRPLDRSVSTDGYDSLSFRSVDCDSISTFSENVFEEGTGTSTVTITDPDSDPSCRTSGACTPTPVPLEVVVEEDRKPESAFQEDDDRKRILEVRDLTLRQSLTDDEKTHIFEANKLKLEEPKKSMNGYNSLIDSDAVRIYRKYLVSNSPYYIEVPATVMSSISLALCGGACSERIFETAQQYLLEVLDKSYLNAFLDSGFYLKYTFEVLSSNNVDLRDILCSEMALFYFMEYLEQEGKRHILEFCVTASHFRKSTEGNQTQADALVLYEKYFSLQATCPLNLSDKVRFLIEEQICSQDITTIKNCFELSSRIIERFLEKRYFQGFLKSPLYTNYLSELLGRIKMTASGETIGGSLGILAGPKQIFSDRTKTPGHKRGHRKTFSDVTNNSTNRPNHSSFISSQNTLLAMSDASFHRKRTTPLGSTTASTGSDMMQIDSRQLYNPDLLWKRNSTAGLTFGRVDALGRYERDFDIAEPPQDEDRWSKNRFKKAMRKLVNLPEDKAQEELAWQVAEMIVNDITSITMNHGVDDVHKT from the exons ATGTTgcaatttctgaaaaagtcag CCGCGGTGAGGAAAAAATCCGGAAGTGGCAGCATTTCGTCACATGAAGACGGCATAGGCGGCAAAACTGGCGATGCAGTTGTAATTACTGCTTGCCACCAGCAAGTGGCTAGCGATGAGGAAGTTCTGGCGGAAGCTGAGCAATTCTGGATGGACCAGCATCTAGATACGGCGGAAATAAGGTCACGGTTGTCGCGGAATCTGTTGGATATTTTAACCGAACAAAGCtgcttttgttattttgttcagtttttggAAACCAAGGATGCACTTCCTTTGATTAAGTTTTGGCTTGATGTAGAGAGCTTCAAGGCAGCAGCAGCGGAAGGTCTGAAATGGGAGAATAGAAACGGAATCTGTAGTAAAATAGTGAATCATCGTCCACTTGACCGCAGTGTTTCAACTGATGGATACGACAGTTTATCCTTCCGCAGTGTAGACTGTGATTCAATCTCAACATTTTCGGAGAATGTTTTTGAGGAAGGAACTGGAACTTCGACCGTCACAATCACTGACCCGGACAGCGATCCGAGCTGTCGAACTTCGGGTGCTTGCACACCAACACCAGTACCGCTGGAAGTGGTCGTTGAAGAGGACAGAAAACCTGAATCTGCTTTTCAGGAAGACGACGACCGCAAACGGATTTTAGAGGTGCGTGATTTGACCTTGCGCCAATCACTAACGGACGATGAAAAGACACATATTTTTGAAGCGAACAAACTGAAATTGGAGGAACCCAAGAAATCGATGAATGGGTACAATTCGTTGATTGATTCTGATGCAGTCCGAATTTATAGGAAATATTTGGTCAGCAATTCGCCTTATTACATCGAGGTACCGGCAACGGTAATGTCTAGCATCTCGTTAGCATTGTGCGGGGGAGCTTGTAGTGAGCGGATCTTTGAAACTGCTCAACAGTATTTGCTGGAAGTGCTGGATAAAAGTTACCTGAATGCGTTTCTCGATAGTGGCTTCTATTTGAAATATACTTTTGAA GTACTTTCTAGCAATAATGTTGATCTAAGGGATATACTTTGCAGTGAGATGGCACTGTTCTATTTTATGGAGTACCTGGAGCAGGAGGGCAAGCGACACATTCTGGAATTTTGTGTTACGGCAAGTCACTTTCGTAAGAGTACCGAGGGTAATCAAACGCAGGCTGATGCTTTGGTGCTGTACGAGAAATATTTTTCCCTCCAAGCAACATGTCCATTGAATCTGAGCGACAAGGTTCGATTTTTGATAGAAGAGCAGATTTGTTCTCAGGATATCACCACGATTAAAAACTGCTTCGAGTTATCCTCTAGGATCATCGAACGATTCTTAGAAAAGCGATATTTTCAGGGCTTTTTGAAGTCTCCACTGTATACTAATTATCTATCGGAGCTCCTGGGAAGAATTAAAATGACAGCGTCAGGCGAAACAATTGGAGGCAGCTTGGGAATATTAGCTGGACCCAAGCAAATATTCTCTGATCGTACAAAAACACCCGGACATAAACGGGGCCATCGTAAAACGTTCTCCGATGTGACAAACAATAGCACCAACAGACCGAACCATTCCTCTTTTATTTCGTCGCAGAACACTTTGCTAGCCATGTCGGATGCAAGCTTCCACAGAAAACGTACTACTCCATTGGGGAGCACCACGGCTTCTACAGGCAGTGATATGATGCAAATCGATTCCCGTCAACTATACAATCCGGATCTACTGTGGAAACGAAACTCCACCGCGGGATTAACATTCGGAAGGGTCGATGCGCTTGGAAGGTATGAGCGAGACTTTGACATTGCCGAACCGCCTCAGGATGAAGACCGATGGAGCAAGAATCGATTCAAAAAGGCAATGCGAAAGCTGGTCAATTTACCGGAAGACAAAGCACAAGAAGAACTCGCTTGGCAAGTGGCTGAGATGATTGTCAACGATATCACCAGCATCACGATGAATCACGGCGTTGACGATGTACACAAAACGTGA
- the LOC131682716 gene encoding ribosome biogenesis protein WDR12 homolog codes for MSLKITGKSEGQLQLHLTTKQKQFAVPDVPYSIRANVNNKELNVLINTLLKDSGNAEAGKVEFDFLLNGEFVRIPLGQHLKERDISFEDTVELEYVERYPAPEPQDCLLHDDWVSAVEAREDWILTGCYDNTLNIWTAAGKHKLTIPGHIAPVKGVTWISLDDERGVFASASQDQMVMLWEWNVAANSVECVQVCKGHERGVDCIAANQSKTKMATGSWDTMLKVWSTDVREDTETQPSTSKRQKLDQGSARTPILTLAGHRECVSGVQWIDDSTIATSSWDHTIKIWDLALNGVKSEICGQKSFFDLSYSKLNGLIIAASPDKNLRLYDPKSNQGTIVKNTYLGHTQWVQAVCWSITNEYLFVSGAYDNHVKLWDFRSPKAPIFELIGHEDKVLACDWSNPKFIISGGSDNSVRIFKSKISTQEGTKK; via the exons ATGTCTCTGAAAATCACGGGTAAATCAGAGGGACAGCTTCAGCTGCATCTAACTACTAAGCAAAAGCA ATTCGCAGTTCCGGACGTACCGTATTCTATTCGGGCCAATGTCAATAACAAAGAATTAAACGTGTTAATAAACACGCTACTTAAAGATTCGGGCAATGCAGAAGCTGGAAAAGTAGAATTTGATTTCCTACTGAATGGAGAATTTGTCAGGATTCCGCTTGGGCAGCATTTGAAGGAGCGAGATATTTCGTTTGAAGACACTGTTGAATTGGAATATGTGGAGCGATACCCAGCTCCGGAGCCACAGGACTGTTTACTTCACGATGATTGGGTTTCGGCAGTGGAAGCGCGAGAAGACTGGATTCTGACAGGATGTTATGATAACACCTTGAACATTTGGACTGCCGCTGGCAAGCATAAGTTGACTATTCCAGGTCACATTGCGCCCGTAAAGGGAGTGACTTGGATATCGTTGGATGATGAGAGAGGAGTTTTCGCAAGTGCTTCACAGGATCAAATGGTAATGCTATGGGAATGGAACGTGGCTGCCAACTCGGTGGAGTGCGTACAAGTTTGTAAGGGTCACGAACGTGGAGTGGATTGCATTGCGGCAAATCAAAGCAAGACCAAAATGGCAACAGGAAGTTGGGATACTATGCTGAAAGTTTGGTCCACGGATGTACGCGAAGACACTGAAACGCAACCATCCACGAGTAAGAGACAAAAGTTAGATCAAGGAAGTGCAAGGACACCAATTCTTACTTTGGCCGGCCACCGCGAGTGCGTCTCTGGGGTTCAGTGGATTGATGACAGCACGATTGCAACATCTTCGTGGGATCACACAATTAAAATCTGGGATTTGGCACTAAACGGGGTTAAGTCGGAAATTTGTGGACAGAAATCCTTTTTTGATTTAAGTTACTCCAAGTTAAATGGCTTGATTATTGCTGCTTCGCCGGATAAAAACTTGCGACTATATGACCCGAAATCGAATC AGGGAACAATCGTGAAGAATACTTATCTTGGGCACACACAATGGGTGCAAGCTGTCTGCTGGAGCATAACCAACGAATACTTGTTTGTATCCGGCGCTTATGACAATCACGTCAAGCTCTGGGATTTCCGGAGCCCGAAAGCACCGATATTCGAACTAATCGGACACGAAGATAAAGTACTAGCGTGTGATTGGTCAAATCCAAAGTTTATCATCTCTGGTGGATCAGACAATTCAGTGCGGATCTTCAAATCGAAAATTTCTACACAAGAAGGAACGAAAAAATAG
- the LOC131682721 gene encoding uncharacterized protein LOC131682721: MSSIEIVCRFCLRHHSRMWSLKALYEKQHSFLEKVYQCAQINIIDVDELRTWVCYSCYRNIQRFCAFREMLRGNQNEFSQRFQEEQLEQKNVVCSTNHQQIHVAYDFLGELDNCWESDGNDWWDTGERFTETCRTNEDSGFNDHPSQKTTVSLENCYGTLGSEMVKCESCQYRYPLCATDSSVETIEDHICIEYC, from the exons ATGAGCAGTATCGAAATCGTGTGCCGTTTTTGTTTGCGGCATCACAGCCGAATGTGGTCGCTGAAGGCACTTTACGAGAAGCAGCACTCTTTTCTGGAAAAAGTTTACCAATGTGCACAGATTAAC ATAATAGATGTGGACGAGCTGCGTACCTGGGTGTGCTACAGCTGCTACCGAAACATTCAGAGATTTTGCGCCTTCCGAGAAATGCTCCGTGGGAACCAAAATGAGTTTAGCCAACGCTTTCAAGAGGAACAATTGGAGCAAAAAAACGTGGTCTGCTCAACTAACCATCAGCAGATTCATGTGGCGTATGATTTTCTTGGCGAATTAGATAATTGTTGGGAATCTGACGGAAACGACTGGTGGGACACAGGTGAAAGGTTTACTGAAACGTGTAGAACTAACGAAGATTCTGGCTTCAATGATCACCCATCGCAAAAGACAACGGTGTCCCTGGAAAATTGTTACGGAACGTTAGGTTCTGAAATGGTTAAATGTGAGTCATGTCAATACAGATACCCATTATGTGCAACGGATAGCAGCGTGGAAACGATTGAAGATCATATTTGCATAGAATATTGCTAG
- the LOC131682717 gene encoding ubiA prenyltransferase domain-containing protein 1 homolog, with the protein MYESGGIMENHSLNSNCSVVENSKTNNDRDECNRKIDAPLMKIKTYLSALRPWSLSASLVPTLLGATLAYRTVGFHEFNFLSLLFTIFTVVTVHCAGNVVNTYFDFVKGIDNRKSDDRTLVDHILRKEEVVTLGALLYCAGCFGFIFLVYLSPAKLEHLALVYFGGLSSSFLYTGGIGLKYIALGDVLILIIFGPISVLFAFMAQTGHVEWMTIYYAIPLALNTEAILHSNNTRDAESDKKVGIVTLAILIGKTSSYILYALLLFTPYVLFVVLGMKYSGAFLIPMVTLPQAFKIEKQFRNESTMHGVPRQTAKLNLFFGILYVVACFIAPQLPFITRK; encoded by the exons ATGTATGAAAGTGGAGGTATTATGGAGAACCATTCGTTGAATAGCAACTGTTCAGTGGTCGAAAATAGTAAAACCAACAATGATAGGGATGAATGTAACAGGAAAATAGATG CTCCATTGATGAAAATCAAAACGTACCTGTCGGCTTTGAGGCCATGGTCTCTGTCGGCTAGTCTGGTACCGACGCTGTTGGGAGCAACACTCGCCTATCGAACCGTCGGGTTCcacgaattcaattttttgtctcTTCTTTTCACGATTTTCACCGTCGTAACGGTGCATTGTGCGGGCAACGTAGTGAACACCTATTTCGATTTCGTGAAAGGAATCGATAATCGCAAATCGGACGACCGGACGCTGGTTGACCACATACTTAGAAAAGAAgag GTGGTTACACTAGGAGCGCTTCTATATTGTGCCGGTTGCTTTGGATTCATCTTTCTGGTGTACCTTTCTCCAGCAAAGCTGGAACATCTGGCCTTGGTCTATTTCGGAGGTTTGTCATCCAGTTTCCTGTATACCGGTGGCATCGGGCTCAAATACATTGCCCTCGGCGACGTGTTGATCCTCATCATATTTGGGCCAATTTCGGTGCTATTCGCTTTCATGGCTCAAACTGGGCACGTCGAATGGATGACCATCTACTACGCCATTCCGCTGGCTCTTAACACAGAAGCCATTCTACATAGTAATAACACGCGCGATGCAGAATCGGATAAAAAAGTTGGAATTGTAACGTTGGCAATTCTGATCGGAAAGACCTCATCCTACATTTTGTACGCGTTGTTGCTGTTCACTCCGTACGTGCTCTTTGTGGTATTAGGTATGAAATATTCGGGGGCTTTTCTGATACCAATGGTGACGCTACCTCAGgcatttaaaattgaaaaacagtTTCGTAATGAATCCACAATGCATGGTGTACCCCGGCAAACAGCCAAGCTGAACCTCTTTTTCGGAATTCTGTATGTGGTAGCCTGTTTTATTGCGCCCCAGTTACCATTCATAACCAGGAAATAA
- the LOC131682710 gene encoding uncharacterized protein K02A2.6-like, translating to MADDGSELNGQNGVDPPGLLNQRQQLNQQINPAPAAHQQQQFFAPVVTTHQQQQPFIPVSAAQQQLFTNIPPHQSQPQVSNDMLMQIMQMMQQTIAQSQQQFAQSQLQHQQLMAQLVQRQQQSDEQQQQFFRTIASSINVQVPPNPEQILDSLASNIKEFRYEIESNATFAVWYSRYDDLFEKDAARLDDEAKVRLLIRKLGLAEHERYVSFILPKFPKHFSFAQTVDKLKSLFGAKESVISRRYRCLQIAKNPTEDHVAFACRVNKACVEFELGKLTEEQFKCLVYVCGLKSENDVEIRTRLLTKIEDNNDVTLEQLSEECQRLYNLKHDSAMIESAAPYNQVQAIQKFGGKRLGERDRESPQLSSSATGRKPSYPCWLCGALHFVRDCSYDNHKCSDCGQVGHREGYCDSAKSRKPGSRRKKRDVSAKVVVVDVCSVEQRRRFVSVGLSGTDIRLQLDTASDITVISRESWQKLGSPALLPATVKAKTASGNILSLDGEFECDVTIGESTRRDLIRVTEKQLHLLGSDLVESFNLWSVPMDTFCCHVSGSPAAPAALQSIFPNVFTDQLGLCSKTKVKLELKKSVRPVFCPKRPVAYAMYDAVDQELDRLENLNIITPVEYSEWAAPIVVVRKANGSIRICGDYSTGLNAALQPNQYPLPLPDDIFAKLTNCKVFSQIDLSDAFLQVEVDEQYRKLLTINTHRGLYSYNRLPPGVKIAPGAFQQLIDTMLAGLQCTCGYLDDVIVGGKTEEDHDRNLRAVLKRIQDFGFTIRVDKCTFRKQQVQYVGHIVDSRGLRPDPAKIEVISKLPPPTDVSGVRSFLGAINYYGKFVPNMRKLRYPLDNLLKDDAKFQWTDECQRAFEHFKQILSSDLLLTHYDPKREIIVSADASSVGLGATISHKFPDGTIKVVQHASRALTKAEQGYSQPDREGLAIVFAVTKFHKMLFGRHFRLKTDHQPLLRIFGSKKGIPVYTANRLQRFALNLLLYDFDIEYVPTHKFGDADLLSRLINQHVKPDEDYIIASINLEEDLRSVVSHTVKALPLNFRAVAQSTQADPLLRKVYHHIQHGWPQSEHSESDIQRFQARQESLSVVDGCIMFAERLVIPSLHRKRCLEQLHCGHPGMQRMKALARSYVYWPSLDADIVNFVKACQHCAAVARSPPHSSPVPWPKQTAPWQRVHVDYAGPIEGEYYLIAVDSFSKWPEIIQTSRITSAATISILGGLFARLGMPVTLVSDNGTQFTSAEFADFCASNGIEHLTTAPFHPQSNGQAERFVDTFKRAVTKIREGRGSIQQALDIFLLTYRSTPNRALPDQKSPSEVMFGRKIRTCLELLRPPTVRTPVASSDDHTKPRFFSRNDLVYAKLYGRNGWKWAPGTIIEKIGDVMYNVWVDDRRMLRSHINQLRSRLAVDSIPKQPANQATSRQYSLPLDILLGAWNLPNQSSGTPAPSLVASGSELSPVSSPEHTLLGSVPALASSTPQQEVSAFPSTSSTSTTSTEFESAIEVESVVNLPRRSSRTRRPPNRFDPYHLY from the coding sequence ATGGCTGATGACGGTAGTGAGTTGAACGGACAAAATGGTGTTGACCCCCCAGGACTGTTAAATCAACGGCAGCAGTTGAATCAGCAGATTAATCCCGCACCAGCGGcccaccagcagcagcaattTTTCGCTCCCGTTGTGACTacacaccagcagcagcagccgttCATTCCCGTTTCTGCAGCTCAGCAGCAGCTGTTTACAAACATTCCGCCCCACCAATCGCAACCCCAGGTCAGTAATGATATGCTCATGCAAATAATGCAGATGATGCAACAGACGATTGCTCAAAGCCAACAGCAGTTTGCTCAAAGCCAGCTCCAACACCAACAGCTTATGGCTCAGCTGGTACAGCGGCAGCAACAGTCCGACGAGCAGCAACAACAGTTTTTTCGTACTATTGCATCGTCAATAAACGTGCAAGTACCACCGAACCCGGAACAGATCCTTGACTCCTTGGCAAGCAATATCAAGGAATTCCGGTACGAGATCGAGAGTAATGCCACTTTCGCAGTGTGGTACTCTAGATACGACGATCTTTTCGAGAAGGATGCTGCTAGGCTGGATGACGAGGCAAAAGTTCGTCTCCTAATACGAAAGTTGGGTTTAGCAGAGCATGAGAGGTACGTAAGCTTCATTTTACCAAAGTTTCCCAAGCATTTTAGTTTCGCACAGACAGTTGACAAGCTCAAGAGCCTGTTTGGAGCGAAAGAGTCGGTTATCAGTCGTCGATACCGATGTCTGCAAATCGCGAAGAATCCTACTGAGGATCATGTGGCGTTCGCGTGTAGGGTAAACAAGGCTTGCGTAGAATTTGAACTGGGAAAGCTCACGGAAGAACAGTTCAAATGCTTAGTATACGTGTGTGGTCTGAAATCGGAGAATGACGTCGAGATTCGTACCCGTCTCCTTACAAAAATTGAGGACAATAACGACGTTACATTGGAGCAGCTCTCCGAGGAGTGTCAGCGTCTGTACAACCTCAAACACGACAGTGCGATGATTGAGTCTGCAGCACCATACAATCAAGTGCAAGCGATACAAAAGTTTGGTGGGAAGCGATTAGGCGAGCGTGACCGAGAGTCACCACAACTGTCTTCGAGTGCTACCGGAAGGAAGCCAAGTTATCCTTGTTGGCTTTGCGGTGCATTACATTTCGTCCGAGACTGTAGTTACGACAACCATAAGTGCTCCGATTGCGGCCAAGTCGGACATCGTGAAGGATACTGCGACAGTGCAAAGTCTCGGAAACCTGGAAGCAGACGTAAGAAGCGAGACGTCTCAGCCAAAGTGGTGGTGGTCGACGTATGCAGCGTGGAGCAGCGACGCAGATTTGTATCTGTTGGCCTATCTGGAACGGATATTCGACTGCAACTTGACACTGCATCTGACATCACTGTCATCAGCAGGGAGAGTTGGCAGAAACTCGGTAGCCCTGCGCTTTTGCCAGCAACAGTCAAAGCGAAGACAGCATCTGGTAACATTTTGTCACTCGATGGGGAATTCGAGTGTGACGTCACAATCGGAGAAAGTACACGACGTGATCTGATCCGTGTTACCGAGAAACAACTACATCTACTCGGTTCCGATTTAGTCGAGAGTTTCAACCTTTGGTCCGTGCCCATGGACACCTTCTGCTGTCACGTGTCAGGCTCTCCTGCGGCACCCGCTGCACTGCAATCGATTTTTCCAAACGTGTTCACCGATCAGCTCGgtttgtgcagcaaaactaaAGTGAAGTTGGAGCTAAAAAAAAGTGTTCGACCCGTCTTCTGCCCTAAGCGCCCGGTTGCGTACGCGATGTATGATGCCGTTGACCAGGAACTCGACCGACTGGAAAATTTAAATATCATCACCCCAGTCGAATATTCGGAGTGGGCTGCTCCGATCGTTGTCGTCCGTAAAGCCAATGGTTCCATTCGAATTTGTGGAGACTATTCCACGGGGCTTAACGCTGCGCTCCAACCAAATCAGTATCCACTTCCCCTACCGGACGATATCTTCGCCAAGCTGACTAACTGTAAGGTGTTCAGCCAGATCGATTTGTCCGACGCTTTCTTGCAGGTGGAAGTCGACGAACAGTACCGTAAGTTGCTAACCATCAATACGCATCGTGGCCTCTACTCCTACAACCGCCTCCCGCCAGGTGTGAAGATCGCACCTGGTGCCTTCCAGCAGCTCATCGATACAATGCTAGCCGGTCTGCAGTGCACGTGTGGCTACCTCGATGACGTCATCGTCGGCGGAAAAACTGAAGAAGACCACGATCGCAATTTGCGGGCTGTTCTGAAACGAATTCAGGATTTCGGGTTCACCATTCGAGTCGATAAATGCACCTTCCGAAAGCAGCAAGTGCAGTACGTGGGTCATATTGTCGACAGTCGCGGATTACGTCCAGATCCGGCCAAAATCGAAGTGATATCCAAGCTGCCGCCTCCAACCGATGTATCTGGTGTGCGATCATTTTTGGGGGCTATCAACTACTACGGCAAGTTTGTTCCCAATATGCGCAAGTTACGATATCCGCTGGACAACCTTCTCAAGGACGATGCGAAGTTCCAGTGGACTGATGAGTGCCAGAGAGCGTTCGAGCACTTCAAACAAATACTCTCCTCGGATCTACTTCTCACACATTATGATCCGAAGCGGGAGATTATTGTCTCTGCCGACGCTTCTTCCGTTGGGCTCGGGGCAACGATTAGCCACAAGTTCCCCGACGGCACAATCAAAGTCGTCCAACATGCTTCCAGAGCACTCACAAAAGCTGAACAAGGCTACAGCCAACCGGATCGTGAAGGTTTAGCTATCGTCTTCGCCGTCACGAAGTTTCACAAAATGCTCTTCGGACGGCACTTTCGTTTGAAAACCGACCACCAGCCTTTGCTCCGTATCTTTGGTTCTAAAAAGGGAATACCGGTCTACACAGCCAACCGCCTCCAACGATTTGCGCTTAATCTACTGCTTTACGATTTTGACATCGAGTACGTGCCCACCCACAAGTTCGGCGACGCAGACTTACTCTCGAGGTTGATCAACCAGCACGTCAAACCCGACGAAGACTATATCATCGCCAGCATCAACCTGGAAGAGGACCTCAGGTCGGTAGTATCTCATACAGTTAAAGCTTTGCCTCTCAATTTCAGAGCCGTCGCACAAAGCACCCAAGCAGATCCACTGCTCCGAAAAGTCTACCATCACATTCAGCACGGTTGGCCGCAATCTGAACATTCAGAATCCGACATCCAGCGATTCCAAGCCAGACAGGAATCACTCTCCGTGGTAGATGGGTGCATCATGTTTGCCGAACGGCTCGTCATCCCGTCGCTCCATCGCAAGCGATGCCTCGAACAGCTCCATTGTGGCCATCCTGGTATGCAGCGTATGAAGGCCCTCGCTCGAAGCTACGTGTATTGGCCCAGTTTGGATGCTGACATCGTCAACTTCGTCAAGGCATGCCAACACTGTGCGGCCGTAGCCAGGTCACCTCCTCACTCTTCACCGGTGCCGTGGCCCAAGCAGACCGCTCCGTGGCAGCGCGTCCACGTGGATTATGCCGGTCCAATCGAAGGCGAATATTACCTGATCGCCGTCGACTCCTTCTCCAAGTGGCCAGAAATCATTCAAACGTCCCGTATAACCTCGGCGGCAACCATCAGCATTCTCGGTGGGTTGTTTGCTCGGTTGGGTATGCCTGTTACACTAGTCAGCGACAACGGAACCCAATTCACGAGCGCTGAATTCGCAGATTTCTGCGCCTCAAACGGCATCGAACACCTCACAACTGCTCCGTTTCATCCACAATCAAATGGCCAAGCTGAACGATTTGTTGACACGTTCAAAAGGGCTGTTACAAAAATTCGAGAGGGGAGAGGATCGATACAGCAAGCGTTAGACATATTCCTGTTAACGTACCGAAGTACACCCAACCGGGCACTGCCAGACCAAAAGTCGCCGTCCGAGGTAATGTTTGGTCGCAAAATACGCACCTGTCTCGAGCTGCTACGTCCCCCAACGGTACGAACTCCAGTGGCATCGTCGGACGATCACACAAAACCGAGGTTCTTCAGCCGGAACGATTTGGTTTACGCTAAGCTTTATGGCCGTAATGGTTGGAAGTGGGCTCCTGGAACAATCATCGAAAAAATAGGAGACGTGATGTATAACGTATGGGTCGATGATCGCCGAATGCTGCGTTCCCATATCAACCAACTCCGGAGTCGCCTAGCTGTTGACTCGATACCAAAGCAACCTGCCAATCAAGCCACCTCTCGTCAGTATTCGTTGCCGCTCGACATCCTGTTGGGTGCCTGGAATCTACCAAATCAATCTTCTGGCACGCCAGCACCGTCCCTTGTTGCGAGCGGATCTGAATtatcacctgtctccagtcccGAGCATACCTTGCTAGGTTCAGTGCCGGCGCTTGCGTCGTCTACACCACAGCAGGAAGTCTCGGCTTTCCCATCAACGTCATCGACATCAACAACATCAACTGAATTCGAATCCGCCATCGAAGTCGAATCCGTGGTAAATCTACCTAGACGTTCTTCACGAACCCGAAGACCGCCGAACAGGTTTGATCCGTACCACCTTTATTAA